The following are encoded in a window of Salmo trutta chromosome 27, fSalTru1.1, whole genome shotgun sequence genomic DNA:
- the ccl19a.1 gene encoding C-C motif chemokine 19a.1 gives MMSAVGIAKILFCVLFLYSCCQVTQGQMVVDCCLTVSQREIPRHVVVGYQSQVRGQGCSIDAVVFTTRRGLKLCAPADPTWVTDLMNLMDRLIKKCHETNFKAKHCKKLKNDSP, from the exons ATGATGTCTGCCGTGGGCATTGCCAAGATCCTCTTCTGTGTTCTGTTCCTCTACAGCTGCTGCCAGG tgacTCAGGGCCAGATGGTAGTGGACTGCTGTCTGacggtcagtcagagagagatcCCTAGACACGTTGTCGTAGGTTACCAGtctcaggtcagaggtcaaggcTGCTCCATCGACGCTGTGGT CTTCACTACCAGGAGGGGACTCAAGCTGTGTGCTCCCGCTGACCCCACCTGGGTTACAGACCTGATGAATCTCATGGACCGCCTCATCAAGAAGTGCCACGAAACCAACTTCAAG GCTAAACACTGTAAGAAGCTGAAGAACGATAGTCCCTAA